Part of the Flavobacterium alkalisoli genome is shown below.
AGCGGGGTTATTTAGAAAACTTTTTGCCATTATACTGTTACTGTTTTAACTTTAGGCTTAGCCGTTGCAACGGGTTTCGCTTTAGGTTTGGAGTCCTGGGCTTTGGCTTTTTTATCTTTCCTGCCTATTGCTATGGCCGTAATGGCTACAGCGGCCAGTGTTCCTAATGCTAAATAAAGCCCGGTTCTGTCAGGCTTTGGCCTTGTAAAGTTTATTACTGATGAATCCAAAGGGTATAAGGTTATTTCTGAAGGTACAGCCTTAGCTAAAAATATCTGTTCTTTATATCCGGGGCTTGAAATCCTGATTGTTGAGTTTTCGTTCTCAGCAAAAAAAACATAGCTCCCAGTTTCTTCAGAACTTAGAATATTTGCCACTTGCTGACCTTGATTGTTCAATTCTGCTATTAAAGCTTGCTGATATATTGGGTAGCCATCATCCCCGACAACTTTACCCGAAATTTTGTAAGGCATATTATAAGTAGTTTGGAAATTTTAGGCTTAACTTTTGGTAATCGCTCGAGCTTAATTCGTTTTTAAGCCAGTAAGGCAAATCCTTTAAAGGCAAAGGATCTCCCCAAGGAATGTAATTGATTTGATTGCCGGCAGTACTGTTATAGCTTCTGTATTTAAAGGCAGCTACAACCTGTGCAAACTGAGCCTGTGTTACATTCCTAAGCGCACTGAAAATGGCATCTTCATCCGTACCGGTGTTTTTCATGGCATCATAGAGCTTTTCAGCTATTGTATTTGCATTGAAAGGTACTGAAGGGTTAGTAGAACCTGTACCGTTGCCGGTTGGGTCGCCATTCCCGGAAATATCCGTTTTCTTTTTTACTACATTGTAGATTATAACCGTTGCGGCCAGTCCTGCAACAATGCCTAAGACTATTTTATTTTTTTTTGTCATGGTTGGAGAAATTAAAAAAGTCCGGGTAATATGAATCGTAATGTTTCCATTTTACTGCCTGAAAATTGATCGTTCAACCACTCTACTAAATCCATTTCAGAAGTACCGGGAATGCTGCCCCTTCTCTTACCAAATGCGTTATAAACTTCAACCCATCCATTGTAATTAAGTCCGGCTAATTGTTCCGCTACCACGTCAACATCAGCCCCAAAACCTAACATGGCCTGATAAATTGCCTCTGCTTTGGCTTTTGCCTGTGCTGTGTTTACGTTGGCCGGGTCTAACTGTGGATTTGTTCCAAGCTTTATGAAACGCTTTTTGTAAAGGGAATAGGCTATATAACCAATCGCTGCTGTAGCTACAACAGCGAGTGTTATTTTAGCAATGGAAACAGTAGATTTAACCGCACCGGCAATGGCCTCTTGTCCGGCGGGAGACGAAGCAAGTGCAAGAGCCGCCGGATTTGATAAGCCTTTTTGTTGTGTATTTTCTTTTACTGCCATTGGTTGATTTTGATTTTAGAACATTGATTTAAGCAACTTCCAGTTTTTTTTAAGGGCTTCCCTTGCTTTTGGGTTAATCATTATTTGCTCAATACGTTCTTGGTCTTCCATATCGAGGCGGGAGAAATCCTGAAGGATTTTCTTTTTTTTCTGAAGGTCAAAGACGTTTCCGGCCTTTACTTCAAATGTTAGAGTTACTTCGCCGCTCATTTTTTCTGTGGTGTTTGGTGTTGACATTGTTAAGTCTGAATTAGGTTATGTGTTTGTAATAGTTTTAATAGTTCGTTGCTAAAGTTTTCACTGGTGGTCATACCTTCAAGGACAGCACACAAATAGTAGGCAATACCTTCGCTTTGGGTTTTTATGGCCTCTACAAGGGCTTTTTTGTTGTCCGATAGTGTTTCGGTATCCTGAACCGGTGAAGTTCCGTTTAATCCACCCGGTGCGCCTTTAGCCTGCGCCAATGCCCCCATAACGGTTGGCAAAGCTCCGAGTAGTTCTGAAAGCAATTCTTTGTTGCCGGCTGCTTTATTTTCCGAAAAATCACGCTGAATGATTTCTTTTTCAAGAGAGGCAACCTCTTTTTTCAAAGTCTCGTTTTCAAGTTTTAGCTTATCGTTCTCAGTTATTATTTTCGGGTAATCCTGATAGCGGTAAGCCACATCAAAGCCATTTAAACCGGCCATAAGTCCCATTAAAGGGTTATGGCCAGTCTGTGGCATGGTTAGGGCAGGAGAGGCAGAAGCTACCGGGGTTGCTTCTTGGTATTGTTCGCCTTTGGGGCGAAGCGATAATTTAACCGGTTGGCCATCATCCTTAAATGATGTGCCGTTTTTCCTGCGTGGGTTAATAGCGATTTGGGTGTGACCCTGTTCAACTATTTTATTGAAATATTTTTCCACGCTCCCGGCTTCTTCAACCATCTGAGCGGCCATCCTGTTAGTACATACTGTTTTGAATGTATCTGTATCAGTAATGGTTATTGCAAAATATTGGTCGTTCTTTAATTTTTCTATTATGGTTTCGAGTTGCTTCATCTCTTAACATTCTTGCGGGTTGTACACTCTGTAATCTAAAATGGCATGTTTACTCTCTCCGGTAAATTTTACTTCAAGGGTAAGTTTACAGGCCGTACCATCACCCGGGAGATTGTAAGAACCCATAGGAACGCCAATTTCTTCCCTTAATGCCGGCACTGTACGTGGTACATCATTAACTATTACAGTTAAAGGGTCTGAACCGTAATTAGAAAGGGTTAGACTGGTGACGTTCTTTAAATTCATTTTTATGTCACTTCCGATTAATCTTGATATAAGGCCTGTTTTTTCCATTTTAGCACTGTTGTGTTAGGTCGTTTTCATAAATCAATACTAACTGGCATTTAAAGTCAGCAGTAAAATTGGCATCGCTGTTTACTTCAAAGGTGTACGCTTTGTTTCCTGTTTCGAAGTATAGCGGCTTGCATCCTTCCTTGTACCCTGCTTCACGACTGCGATAGTTTCTAATATCCGCACTGGCTGATATTACCTCGCCATTGTCGTTTGTTATTTTAGCAGTTACAAATCCTGTGTTTGGTGCGGCATTGGTATAAATCACGCATCCAATTACTAATCCTGCCATCGGCTGAAAGGTAACAGAGTTGTTTCTGCTTCCGCTTGCAATGGTCAGGTTTACAATTTCTTCTTGTTTTTTGAACATGGTTTTTTCGAGTAAAAAAAGCCAAAAGCACTGCCTTTGGCTTTTTAATTAACAAACATTAAACTAACCCGAACTATGATTATGCGTTGCTTGCATCTGCAAACTCATACCCATCAAGCTCAACTTTTACTGCTGTACCGGCAGCAGCCAAACCGGCTGTAAGGATTTGAATATCGAAAGGAATATTAGGGCGAATTTGGAAAGGAACAACCGGCATGAAGTCTACATCTTTTTCAAATGAGTAATCATTTTTAGTGTAGGCACTGATAGGGTTGTTGAAGAAATCCCCTGAACCATCCTGAGCGATTTTAAGCTCACCATTTTTGTAAGGTGCGGGAGCCTCACTCTTGTAGGTTGCCGTTAGTATGTTTACATCTGCTGTAGTATCGAAAAGGACACGAACACCAGTAACAATAAAGCTACGGCCTTCATTCAGCATATTACCTTTGTCAAAGTTGGTACGGCCGATTTCTTTTTTAGTTCCTGCATCGATTAATTTTCCATCAGAAGTAAAATCCGAACTTCCTGAAATACCTGCTACGAAGTAGGTTTTTCTTTTAACTTTTTTTCCTGTTGGGGTTAATGCAACTCCGTTTCCGTTTTGGATGCTTGGTAGTAACCCTATTACTTCTGCAAATGATAAATGTTTCATCTTTTTAATTTTTAACTTTTTATGTATTGATTTTTAAACTTTTAATTAAGGCTTTTTTGATCGTTACGCACTGGCAGGCTTCGCCCAAATATCCTGCGAGTTCCAAATGTCACCGGCTAACCCGAAATTGCTGTTTTCTCTTTCAGCGTTAATGTCTGTATGCACGTAACGAGGTGAGAAAACAGGAGCGCTGTACATAAGACCTTTTGTATCGTTGCAAGGGCAGCCTAAGCCTACCGTTTGAGCAAGGATTTTTTGTGTTTTGGTCGTTGCTGATACTTCAGGAGTAACACCGCCTCGAGCGGCCAAGGTTTTAACTATTTCTAAGCCTTGTACAACTGCGATACCTACACAAGCACCTTTTACAAGCGTTGCAACAAGGTCTTTACCTTCGATAAATACGGCGGCCGTTCCTGCACCGACTGTCATAACTCCACGCTTTAATAAAGCTGTGTTTTCCTGTTTTTTAGCGGCTGCCGTATCTTCTGTAGCTTGATTTTCGTGTATAAGTCCGAAAATACCACGAGATGCGGCACCGCCTGCAAGAACACCACCAGTTAATGCGATGGTGTCTTTCACTTTTGTTCCTGATGGTTTTTTAAATTCCATGTGTTTATAATTGTTTTAAATTCTTACTTGGTTTTAGTGCGCTTTTTTGATCTCACGGCCTTCTTCTTCGAGGCTTTTGAAGCTGCTATTGCAATGGCCACCACAAGTAAACCGCCTAATACTACTTTAGTGGTGTTTGATTTTTTACCTGTAGTATTGTTTGTAACATCATCTGAAGATGTATCTGTAATAACTTCAGCTTCTATAACATCACTTCCTTTGTCTGTGGTCGTATTTGTTCCTTCTTTTGTCGGTACATTCGTTACAGGAGTGCCGCCGGTATTAACAGGAACTTTAGGGATTATACCGCCACCCGGGTAAACAGGAAGGGTAGTAATGCCACCTGGCTGTAATTCGATTCCGGGTTTTGTGGTTGGTTTTGTAGAACCGGAAGCAAGAACATAATTTTCACCTGTAACCGTTGAAATAGTACTATTACTGAATAGCGGCATAAAGTTGTACTGGTTAATAGGGAAAGTTACCTCCTTAGTTGTCAGACTTAAGTTTTTTCTTTTAAGGCCTTCAGTAACCGCCATTACAATAAGATTGAAAGCCTGATAAATTACATAACTACGTTGGCGTAATGCGTTTGTAGAAAGTCCGGCTGTTTTTGTAACTTCAGGGTTATAGTGGTCTTGTACTGCATTAATCTTGTTAAGTACCGCATTAAGGCCTGTTAACATTGCAGTAGTATCGCTTAATGCCAATGCGTTTGCAACGTCCTGTGTCAGATTTTCAGCGTATGGCTTAAATTGGGTCAACCATTGCTCTAAGATTCGGGTTTCTTCCAGTGTAAGCTCATCTTTAAGACTAAGGTTAGCATTAAGGCCGATACTCTGTAAACCGGTTTCAATATTCTGAGCCACATATTCAGTAATTGAATCAATTTCGTCGGCAAGCGCCCTACCAACAAAAGGGATAGCTCTTACACGGCCGGCAATAACACCCCCGACGTATCGTACTGCATCACCCACCCATTTACCTATTGGTGGTGTCCATCCAAATATCCTTAATCCTAAACCTTGCTTTCCGGATGCTATTGCGGGAAGGTTTCTTTCTACAGTTCTGTTTTGCTGTACTAAATTCATTACTTTGTCTTTTTTACTTTTGTTTTTGTTGATGATTCAGAAGCCTTATTGGATTTATCACCGGGCTTTGCCGGTTTGTCTTTCATTTCTGAAAATATAAAAGCAGCACCGGCAGCAAAAAGGGCTACACCTGCAATACCGCCTAAACTTGCAGTTTTTAAATTTGTTCCGGTATAAGTAACTGTACCATTGTTATAGTTTGTACCAGATCCTGTATTGTTTCCTGATCCTGTATTTGAAGGAGCGAAAACCGCGACAACCTCTTTGATATCGCTTAAAAATGTTTGAAGATTGAAGTTTGATTGGTTTTCTTTATCCCCGATGTAAGGGGTAATTACAAACTGTTTTACGTTGGTTGTATTTGCCTTTGGAGAAATTTTAGTAACTATAGTAGCCTGTGTTTGTTCAATACTGCTTCCTTTATCGAATCTCATTTCGATATCGAAAGTATTGTTAGGTACTTGTACTGTACTGGTTTCAATATCAAAGTAATATTTCAACCATTGCATGAAGCCGGTGTAAACAATATTGTAATAATATTCGCCCGCAGCTTGGTATAAATCAACGGCATTTTTTGAGCATGTACTTTTCCAACTGCCGCTTGCTTTAACCCTGCTATGGCTTTGCATTTGAGCAGCAACCCTTAATAGAGTATTGATTTTCGGGATTATATCATTACCGTTGTTTACAGCGAGGTTGACATCATCTATCATTTTTTCAAATGCCGGCACGATGTTTTCCAGTGATGCATAAAAATCGTCAGTATCTAAAGAGCCTCCAATACAATTAGGTTTCCAACCACCTGAAAAAAGACTTTTAATGTTGTTAAGCGAAAGGTGTTTTGAGAGTTCAGAATAGGTAATCCCTAATCCTCTGTGGCTGCCATTTAATCCGTAATGTTCCATATCCATAAATAAATCACTGGTTTGTGTAAATACTGATTCCTGAAGTGTCTCTACCGTTCCATCAATAACAAAGTAACCTTCACTTAGCTTGCTGTTTTTTTGGTTCTTAGGAACGACAACATAAACATGCGTCCATAATTCAGGTGCAAACCCCGGTTGCTTAATTCGCCTTATATAGTGTTTGATACCAAGATTTGTAAGGATGCAGCTTGCAATTATCGTGTAGCTTTTACAGTCTATACCCTCAACCCTGCTATACCATGAACATGATGGACTGCGCAAGTACTGGGTTTCTTTATCGGCTTTGTATTGAAAATGCCAGTAACACCATTTGTGAATATCATTGCAGGTTTGTTGCAATGATTTGTTGCGAAAGAGTTCAGCAACCTTTGACATTTGGAAAGCATACATCTTAACCATGCCTGCCATTTTATCGACTGAGAAATCAGTCATGCCTTTACCAAGAAAAGTGGCTTTGCAGGTGGTTTTTGGTATTAGCTTTTCAAACTCTTTACCGGGTTTAATCTCTCTGTGTAGTAAGTAATCAAAATCGCTCATTGGTTGCTGAATCACATTGCAAAGATGCGATGCAACGATTTGCAAGTGATTCACTTTGCTATGTTTAGCCTTGATTTGATAACCTTTGGTAGCTTTTGATAACCTTTGCAACGGTTTGTTATATTTCGTTGCAATGCCTTCATATAATAAAAAACCCTGCTAAGGTTTAGCAGGATTTTTTGATTGAAGTAATTTATGTAATAACCAAAAGAAAAAAAGAGGTTGTTAAATTGAAACAACCTCTTTAATTATTTTTACAAATTGAAAATTTTATTAAGCTTTCTTAATTTTTTTTCTAGAAGAAACGCTATAGTAAATTATAAAGAAAACGATAGCCACATTGAAATACCTCTCAATTTTTAAATCCTGCTTATCATAAACAAAAGTATAAACGTCATATACTATCTTCAATATAACAAGTACTAAACTTGCAACAATCATGTTCTTTTTCAAAATCAGTAAAAAATTAATTTCTTTGGATTATTTTTTTTTCATTAAGGTTAAGGATTTCATTCTATCATTATTTTCGTTATTAACGATAACATCCTTAATACAATATATCTTATCTGAAACAATATAAAATTTTAAATCATCTTTTCTTGAATCAGAATAATCCAGTATTAAAGAATTACCTTTTAAACTCCATTTACCTTCATAAACAGTTTCTCCAATTTTACAAAAGTTCATACTATGTGAAAAAAGACTATCTTCTTTAATCTCAATAAATTCATCATTAGCAGCTGTATATAGAAAGTTAAAAATACCTCTTGTATACATAATAGAAAAAGTTTCATTTCTATTAGGTTCAATACTATAATAAACTCCAGTTACAGATTGAGAAGGTAAAGGCGCTTCCTGAGAAGCACCTTTACATCCAATAATAAAAATTGGAAATAATAAAATTAATATATTAAAATTAATTTTCACTTTTTAAAAAATAGATAGTAAATCAGCCTTTGTTTTGCCTTCAAAAGTATTTAAATCGTTATCTAAAGTAGTGAATATATATTGATATTCAGCGTTAGAGTGAACATTTTTATATGTATTAATCTTAGATCTAAGATAATTTGCTTCTGAAGTATTTATAATAACGTCATTACTGCCAGCAGCTAAAAAGTACAATGATTTTCGTCTTATAAAATCCATTAATTGCTGTATATCAGCTGTGTTAGTATTATAAGTACCTGTAACCTTCCATACATGACCAATTTTATAATAAAAGTCAATATATTGCTGACCTTTTGTTGAAGAAGAAAAAATATTATCTCTTATGCTGTACATGGCAGCGCGTGCATTTTGAACGAATGTATAATCATCTTCTTCTTCAGGACCTGGATCTGTACCCCCTTCTTCATCAGGACAGTCGTCGATATATGAGCTTTTACCGCAATATGAATCTTCTGTGTCTGTTACATGAGTGCAAAATCCAACCTTTTCAGAATCACATTCTGTTAAAGTGCAATAGTGTTTACTTGCAGCTTCATTTGTATAAATAATAGGATACTGATCCAAGAGACTTAACTCGAAAGAATAATCCTCCTCTTCTTCTACATTTTTTAATTTAATTGTCTGTTGCTCGATAGGTCTATTTACTAGAAAGAATGAATCATTTTCTTCATTAATTTCATTTGAGATATAACCAAATACTTCTGAAAATATCCTCTGTTTATGAATTTTAGTAAGATTTTCGGCAGAAATTGCCTTAGAATCTTTTACCTGATATGTTTCAGTGATAAAATTGCCATCAATATTTTTAAGCAATGTAAATCCTGTTATATTTTCTTTTTGAAGCGAAAAGTTTAAATTATGTCCATAGAAAGCAATAGACGTAATTTTAGATAGGTCAGTAGTTGTGAAATTATAAGATGCAATAAGGTCTTCTACGATTAGTTCAAATTTTTCATTTATTATTAGGCTGTTAGCTGTAATTGATTTTTCATCATTAAAATACTTTAGTTTAGCATTTCCAGTCGCATGATTATAATAATCATAAGGTTGTCCTAAAATTTTCAGATTAGCAAATGAACTAAGTTCTGTTGTAGAGTCTGTAGTATCATTAGATTCTGTACAATTAGTTGATAAAACAGCTATTGAAATAGCTAAAAGAATTGGTTTAAAATTTTTTAATTTCATTATGATGTGATTTAAATTTTAACAAATATATCTGTGTTTATCTTTTTTTAATTTAATATTTTGTTTTTTTTAACTTTTTTTTAACTTTTTGATTTTCTACAAGTTATTTATTGAATTTTTATTTAAAATTCAGACTATATTGAAGTAATTTCGATAATTCCTAAATGGAACAATAAAAAAGAGGTTGTTTATTTGAAACAACCTCCTTAAATGATTTACAAATTTAAAGTTTTATTAAGCTTAGATTCAATAGAATTATTAGTTACCCTTTACATACTATTATTAAAAATTCTAACAATATGTAAATTGAATTTTTCAATGGTTAAAATAAAGATAATAAATCTGCTTTAGTTTTATTTTCAAATGTATTTAAATCATTGTCTAATGTAGTAAATATGTATTGATACTCGGCATTGGAATGTACATTTTTAAGAGTAGCAATCATTGATCTAAGGTACGTGGCATCAGAGCTATCTATAATTACTGTACTACTACTTGCTGTAATTAATAGTACTGATTTTCGGTCTATAAAATCCATTAAATCTTTTATATCAGCTGCATTGTTTTGATATGCACTAGTAACCTTCCATACATATCCTATCTTGTAGTAGAAATCAACATATTGTTGCCCCTTCGTAGATGATGATAAAATATTATCTCTTATGCTGTACATGGCAGCGCGTGCACTTTGGACGAATGTATAGTCATCATCTCCTTCCGGTGGATTATCTCCCCATTCATCTCTTGGGCAAGGGCCATCTTCTTCATGGCTACTTTTTGCACATTCAGATGCTTCAGTATCTGTTTGAAATGTACAAAAACCACTTTGTTGGGAGGCACATTGGCTTTCGCTGCAATAATGGGTACTGGCACTTTCGTAAGTGAATATTATAGGAAATTGATCTAAAAGGTAAAGGTCTAAAGAATAATCATTTTCTTCTTCTCCATCTTTTAAAGTAATACTTTTTTGGATTGGGTGATCTTTTACTAAAATAAATGTATTATTATTTGAATCAATTTTATTTGTAATATAGCCAAATACATCTATAAAAATTTTATTCTTGTAATCTTTGGATAGATCTTCTATCAATGTCGCTTGTGAGTTTTTTATTTTGTAAGTTTCTGTGATGAAACTATTATTGATATTTTTAAGCAGAGTGAAACCTGTTATGTTATTACTATTAACGGTTAGATTTAAGTTGTTGCCATAAAAAACAATACTTGATACTTTTTCAAAATCTTCTATAGCTAAATTAAAAGAAGTGATAATATCCTCAACCATTAGCTGAAAATTATTTTCTAAAATTAAACTGTGAGAGTTTATTTTTTTGTTAATGTTAAAGTACTTTAAATTAACATCTCCCATTCCATAATTATAGTATTTATAATCTTTTTGGAATACTTTTAAATTTGAGTTAGTTGTAAGGTCATTTGTAGATGTAGGGTCGCTACAACTAGCAAGTATGACAACAAATAAAATTGCAATAATTGCTTTTGTTTTCATAAATGTCTTCATAAGATATGGTTTAAAATTTTAATAAATGTATCCAAATGTGAGTTTTTCTTATGCGTTTTAACATAAAATTAACCTTTAAATTCTGATTTGTAAGTATCTCAATTTTTATCCTCTCCATTTCCTTTACTTATATTTTAAGTTTCCATAATAGAGTAATACCAATGCCTATTATCACGCACATTAACGCGCCTATTGTTATTGTATACCCTCCAATTAGGTAGGAAGCTGTAACGACTACACCTAATGATACAGCCGTTACAATTGTTTTAATAAAGAAATTCAGCATAGATTTTATTTTTTATAACCTTTTGGCAAACCATATGTATCTACAAACTCCATAAACTCGCAATTCCAAATATTTTGGACGTTGACAGGCTTATCTGAAGGCAATTTTCTGTTATCTGCGATTATTGTATTAATCCCATCACGAATTTGCCTTTCAGTCATCCCGCTTGCAACGTAAAGGGCTGTTAACTTCTTTTTATTTACAGAGTAGGGTAAGGTTTGTAATTCCATTTCTTGTGTGTTCATATTGGTTAACCTTTAGTTGGTGATTAAATATTCTTTAGTTGTTGGTCAATTATGGTTTTATATTTAAGGGTTACATTTTTTTCGTAATCAGTTCGGTTCTCACCCGGCCACATAAAGCATTTAAGGAGAACAACAGCTTCGCTTACTTTAAGAGTTAGTGTAAATTTGTCTTGGTAACTCTCAACTCTTTTGCGGAATGTCAGCCAAAGCCTGAAGCCTATATCCATTGATGCGAGTACATTTAAAAAATCTTCGATATCAAGGTTTTTAATATTCCATCGTAGCGCTTCCGAATAATGAAATATTTGTTCCTGCATAACTCTTATTTCATCGGGAGTTACTTTTGTAAGTTTTACTTTTTTCATCCCTTTAGTACTGCTATTAGTTGATTACTCTTGTTATCGTAGAATTGCAACACTTGGGCTATTTTTGTGTAAGAGCTTCTTTCAAACCTTTTTATCATTCCATCAATTATTGATTTTTCAGGCTTGTTTTTCTCTTTTTCAAGGCTGTACCAAGTGATGTTTTTCTCTCCCGGCTTTGTAAGTATCACAAGTTTGATACGGGCTGTGTGTTTATCGAAAATCGGCATAGGTTATGGTTTAAATGTTAATTCAAGTTTTTTAAGGGTTTCAGGCAGTTTTGCATAGAACTGAGCCGGAAGGTTATTCTCAACATAATCTATCAGTTCAGGCAGTGTGATTTTGTTTTTTAAGAATCGCTTGATCTGACTTTCAAACTTTTTAGAATGGTTTATGTCCGTTAGCCTTAAAGCTGCTTTGCGTTCTAGTTGCCTTTTTTTCACTGGCTCGCTTTCCATGTATTGTAAATGCCTTTGCCATGCTTTTTTGGTGTATTCAAAACCAACTTCCTTATTTGTTTTTCTCGTAGTGTCGAAATAGTTAGAAGGGTAGAGCGGTGTTACACCGGTACGCAAGAACCATTTACGGGCGTGTTCCAGTCTCCATCGTATTTCCTGAATGCTATCGAAAACATTTGCTTTGTTGAATGGTAAACCGTTGTAAGTGCGGAATTTATTCTGCATCCAATGGTTAAGGGCATTTTTCCAACAGCCAGGATAGATATTTGCATCCCTGTAAAGTTTAGTGGCTGTTTTAAAAATATCCTGAATAACAGTTTCGATATATTCCTCGTTGGTTAGGGTTCCGGCGTAGGCCTCTTTTTGCAGAATCCTTATATCGATTGGGATATAGTTATTAAACTCACCGGAAGCAAGGCCTAAAGCCAATTCCTGACGATGGATTGTGCGCTCCCTAAGTTTATCGCTTAAAGTTTTTTCCTTTTTAACATTGTCGGCCGCGCCGCCCACCGGTGAATTTTCTA
Proteins encoded:
- a CDS encoding carboxypeptidase regulatory-like domain-containing protein, translating into MPYKISGKVVGDDGYPIYQQALIAELNNQGQQVANILSSEETGSYVFFAENENSTIRISSPGYKEQIFLAKAVPSEITLYPLDSSVINFTRPKPDRTGLYLALGTLAAVAITAIAIGRKDKKAKAQDSKPKAKPVATAKPKVKTVTV
- a CDS encoding annexin, with product MTKKNKIVLGIVAGLAATVIIYNVVKKKTDISGNGDPTGNGTGSTNPSVPFNANTIAEKLYDAMKNTGTDEDAIFSALRNVTQAQFAQVVAAFKYRSYNSTAGNQINYIPWGDPLPLKDLPYWLKNELSSSDYQKLSLKFPNYL